CACTGCGGGCGCTTGGCGCGTGGCAAGCTGTGCCAGCCTTGCAAGCCGCCCTAGCCGTGGAAAACGATTGGCAAGTTCACGCGGCACTTACGGCTGCCATCGATTACCTTGATTACGATATTCATATCGAAACCTTAATTCGGAACAAAGATGTACGCGGGCTATCGAAGATGCTGAACAGCAACCGCGCTGAGGATATTATCACCGCCTGCCGTGCCTTAGGGTCGATTGGCGAAAAGCTCGCCGTAGAACCGCTCGTCATGGTCTTTCGCAACCCCATGCTCCCCGCCCGTGTTCGTTTGGAATCAGCCGAAGCGCTGCTGAAGCTAAAGAACCCACCGGCGGTTGTCACCCTTTTGGGGGCGCTGCGCCGTGATGATTGGCAAGTGCGCCGCAATGCAGCCGGTGTTTTAGGGCAGCTTGGCGCAAATTGGGCGCTTGACCCGCTGATCAAGGCTTTGGAGGATGTTCACCCCAGTGTGCGTCGCACGGCGGCAGCCGCCCTTCGGCGCATTGGCACATCGGAAGCGCTGGAAGCGGTAGAGCGTTATGAGCGGACGCTGCTCCCCGAAGATGTAGATGCCGAGACAAGCGACGAAGCCACCCTCGGCGAAGCCCGTTCCACCGAGCCAAAACCACCCACCGCCGCACAAGCAGCAACGGAATCACAGCGCAAGAAACTTTCTGACATTATCACCAACTTGCGGGCAAATTTTGCCTCCGAAAAAGACGCCGGTACAGGGAATCTGGGTGATGGCGGAAAATCGGCAGAGAAAAGCAGCGAGGATGGGGCAGCGATCAAAAAGCGCGACACCCAACCCCTTCCCCGCCCCGGCACCAGCCCCTTAAACCGCGAGACAAAGCCGAGACCACCGGGGCAGCTTGGGCAGCCAGCAGTGATCAGCGGGGGGATGCCCTCTGTTGTAAATGACACGCCGCCCACCAAGAAGAAAACGACGGACAAACTGCCTGACTTACCCAGTGAACCCGCCAAACCACGCTACGATCCCGCCAATCTTCCTAAAACGGGACGGCTGCCCTCGTTACCGCCTGTCCCTAGCCAAGCCGATTCCCCTCGCGTGGTTCGTTCGGGGACGGGAACACTGACCCCGCCGGGTGGTGGGACGGGGAAATTGAACGATGACCTGCCGCCTGGGGAGAAACCCAAACCCGATTAGCGTGCGGTTTGACAACCCTTCCCCGCTCTGTTATCATGACTTGT
This genomic interval from Anaerolineales bacterium contains the following:
- a CDS encoding HEAT repeat domain-containing protein, which translates into the protein MPIPVPNIWQLQTRGDVDALSEALRHPDSGTRRGAAAALRALGAWQAVPALQAALAVENDWQVHAALTAAIDYLDYDIHIETLIRNKDVRGLSKMLNSNRAEDIITACRALGSIGEKLAVEPLVMVFRNPMLPARVRLESAEALLKLKNPPAVVTLLGALRRDDWQVRRNAAGVLGQLGANWALDPLIKALEDVHPSVRRTAAAALRRIGTSEALEAVERYERTLLPEDVDAETSDEATLGEARSTEPKPPTAAQAATESQRKKLSDIITNLRANFASEKDAGTGNLGDGGKSAEKSSEDGAAIKKRDTQPLPRPGTSPLNRETKPRPPGQLGQPAVISGGMPSVVNDTPPTKKKTTDKLPDLPSEPAKPRYDPANLPKTGRLPSLPPVPSQADSPRVVRSGTGTLTPPGGGTGKLNDDLPPGEKPKPD